One genomic window of Cellulophaga sp. Hel_I_12 includes the following:
- the nhaD gene encoding sodium:proton antiporter NhaD: METIIVIVFVLGYLAITLEHNLKIDKLIPALAMMALLWAIIALAHMPVFEVNTELRELEPSHIDEILLHHLGKTAEILFFLLGAMTIVEIIDYFDGFATIKGFIKTKSKRKLLWLFSILAFILSAIIDNLTATIVLITILQKVIKERETRLWFAGIIIVAANAGGAWSPIGDVTTTMLWIANKVSALQLIEHVLIPSIVCMVVPVLVASRFKVFQGQIDGSLEEEVVKSKYGSTMLYLGLGAIVFVPLFKTVTHLPPYVGMMLSLAVVATFAEIFSKSKFNITTLDGGEGEAAGHHSPVHHSLSKIELPSILFFLGILLAVAALESLGILFHAAGSLNEAIPNTDIVVMLFGIGSAVIDNVPLVAASMGMFSENMDNPLWHFIAYSAGTGGSMLIIGSAAGVVAMGMEKIDFFWYLKNIAWLALIGFVAGAGVFILMRDFVLNV, encoded by the coding sequence ATGGAAACCATTATTGTAATTGTATTTGTTTTAGGATACCTAGCTATAACCTTAGAACATAATCTTAAAATAGACAAACTTATTCCTGCATTAGCTATGATGGCTTTGTTATGGGCGATTATTGCATTGGCTCATATGCCAGTTTTTGAGGTGAATACTGAATTAAGGGAATTGGAGCCCTCGCACATTGATGAAATTCTACTACATCATCTTGGGAAAACAGCTGAAATTCTATTTTTCCTGCTGGGTGCCATGACTATTGTAGAAATAATAGATTACTTCGATGGTTTTGCAACTATTAAGGGGTTTATAAAAACTAAAAGTAAAAGAAAATTACTTTGGTTATTTTCAATTTTAGCATTTATATTATCTGCTATCATAGATAATTTAACAGCCACGATTGTTTTAATAACCATTTTGCAAAAAGTAATTAAAGAACGCGAGACACGCTTATGGTTTGCGGGTATTATTATTGTTGCAGCAAATGCAGGCGGTGCCTGGTCGCCGATTGGAGATGTTACCACGACCATGCTATGGATAGCCAATAAAGTTTCTGCCTTACAGCTTATTGAACATGTGTTAATACCGTCTATTGTTTGTATGGTTGTTCCAGTACTTGTGGCCAGTAGATTTAAAGTTTTTCAAGGTCAGATTGATGGTAGCCTTGAAGAAGAAGTGGTGAAATCAAAATATGGTTCAACGATGTTGTATTTAGGACTGGGAGCTATTGTTTTTGTGCCTCTTTTTAAGACGGTAACACATTTACCTCCTTATGTAGGCATGATGCTATCCCTAGCTGTTGTAGCTACTTTTGCGGAGATATTTAGTAAATCTAAATTTAATATTACCACTTTAGATGGAGGAGAAGGAGAGGCTGCTGGTCATCACAGTCCTGTACATCATTCTTTGTCAAAAATTGAATTACCAAGCATATTATTCTTCTTAGGAATCTTACTAGCCGTTGCGGCTTTAGAATCATTGGGTATTTTATTTCATGCAGCAGGTAGTTTAAACGAGGCGATTCCGAATACCGACATTGTAGTTATGCTTTTTGGTATTGGCTCGGCCGTGATAGATAACGTACCCTTGGTTGCTGCCAGTATGGGAATGTTCTCCGAAAACATGGACAATCCATTATGGCATTTTATCGCTTATTCTGCAGGAACAGGGGGCAGTATGTTAATTATTGGCTCAGCTGCTGGAGTGGTTGCTATGGGTATGGAGAAAATAGATTTCTTTTGGTATTTAAAGAATATTGCTTGGTTAGCCTTGATTGGTTTTGTTGCTGGAGCAGGTGTTTTTATTTTGATGCGAGATTTTGTCTTGAACGTATAA
- a CDS encoding Glu/Leu/Phe/Val dehydrogenase dimerization domain-containing protein: protein MKDLLLKYENKAPEIVFHWKDPETEAEGWTVINSLRGGAAGGGTRMREGLDVNEVLSLAKTMEVKFTVSGPPIGGAKSGINFNPKDPRKKGVLERWYHAVAPLLKSYYGTGGDLNIDEIHEVIPITEDAGVWHPQEGVFNGHFKPTEADKINRIGQLRLGVIKVLEANNYSPDIARKYTVADMITGYGVAEAVKHYYDIFGGSVVGKKAIVQGFGNVGAAAAFYLSKMGAKVVGVIDRVGGVINEEGFTFEEIVALYKNKDGNTLVSSEMIPFEEINERIWDLKAEIFAPCAASRLVTKAQITRMITSGLEVITCGANVPFADKEIFFGPIMEYTDEQVSLIPDFISNCGMARVFAYFMEGRVAMDDDLIFNDTSVTIQNAILNIFKQNSTKTNLSKTAFEIALKQLI, encoded by the coding sequence TTGAAAGATTTACTTTTAAAATACGAGAATAAGGCACCAGAAATAGTTTTTCATTGGAAAGACCCAGAAACAGAAGCAGAAGGTTGGACGGTTATCAACTCACTTCGAGGAGGAGCGGCTGGTGGAGGCACTAGAATGCGTGAAGGACTTGACGTAAATGAAGTTTTGTCGCTGGCAAAAACAATGGAAGTTAAATTTACAGTTTCTGGACCACCGATTGGAGGAGCAAAATCTGGAATTAACTTTAACCCGAAAGATCCGAGAAAAAAGGGAGTTTTAGAACGTTGGTACCATGCAGTAGCCCCTTTGCTTAAAAGTTATTATGGCACAGGAGGAGATTTAAACATTGATGAGATACACGAAGTAATACCAATTACGGAAGATGCTGGCGTGTGGCACCCTCAAGAAGGAGTGTTTAATGGTCATTTTAAACCTACTGAGGCTGATAAAATAAATAGAATAGGTCAATTAAGACTCGGTGTTATCAAGGTTTTAGAGGCGAATAATTATTCTCCTGATATTGCACGAAAGTACACAGTAGCAGATATGATAACAGGCTATGGTGTAGCAGAAGCGGTAAAGCACTATTACGATATTTTTGGTGGATCTGTGGTGGGTAAAAAGGCTATAGTACAAGGTTTTGGAAATGTAGGCGCTGCCGCTGCTTTTTATTTGTCAAAAATGGGAGCTAAGGTTGTTGGTGTCATAGACAGGGTAGGTGGTGTGATAAATGAAGAAGGATTTACTTTTGAGGAAATCGTAGCGCTGTATAAAAACAAAGATGGCAATACTTTAGTATCCAGTGAAATGATACCTTTTGAGGAAATAAATGAACGTATTTGGGATTTAAAAGCCGAAATTTTTGCCCCTTGTGCTGCATCTCGATTGGTGACAAAAGCACAAATTACTAGAATGATAACATCGGGATTAGAAGTGATTACCTGCGGAGCAAACGTTCCTTTTGCAGATAAAGAAATCTTTTTTGGTCCCATTATGGAATATACAGATGAGCAAGTAAGTCTAATACCAGATTTTATTTCAAATTGTGGTATGGCTAGGGTCTTCGCTTATTTCATGGAAGGTAGGGTCGCCATGGATGACGATTTAATATTTAATGATACTTCCGTGACCATTCAAAATGCAATTTTGAATATCTTTAAACAAAATTCCACAAAAACAAACTTAAGCAAAACAGCTTTTGAAATAGCATTAAAACAATTAATTTAA
- a CDS encoding acyl-CoA dehydrogenase family protein: MDFTLSEEQLMIQQAARDFAQNELLPGVIERDEEQRFPKEEIKKLGELGFMGMMVDPKYGGSGLDTMSYVLAMEELSKIDASTSVVVSVNNSLVCWGLDTFGSEAQKEKYLTRLASGEAIGAFCLSEPEAGSDATSQKTTAIEKDDHYVINGTKNWITSGSSAEIYLVIAQTHIDKKHKGINAFILEKGMPGFEIGPKENKLGIRGSDTHSLLFNDVKVPKENRIGEDGFGFKFAMKTLSGGRIGIAAQALGIAAGAYELALKYSKERKAFGTEICNHQAIAFKLADMHTEIEAARLLVYKAAMDKDTGKNYDLSGAMAKLYASKVAMETSVEAVQIFGGNGFVKDYHVERLMRDAKITQIYEGTSEIQKIVISRSIITQ; the protein is encoded by the coding sequence ATGGATTTTACATTATCAGAAGAGCAACTAATGATTCAACAAGCAGCAAGAGATTTTGCTCAAAATGAATTACTACCAGGCGTAATTGAAAGAGATGAAGAACAAAGGTTTCCAAAAGAAGAAATTAAAAAACTAGGCGAACTAGGTTTTATGGGGATGATGGTGGATCCTAAATATGGCGGAAGCGGTTTAGATACCATGTCGTACGTATTAGCAATGGAAGAACTATCAAAAATTGATGCTTCTACCTCCGTTGTGGTATCTGTAAACAACTCCTTAGTATGTTGGGGATTAGACACTTTTGGCTCTGAGGCGCAAAAAGAAAAATACTTAACGCGCTTAGCTTCAGGAGAAGCCATTGGCGCCTTTTGTCTTTCGGAACCAGAAGCAGGCAGTGACGCGACATCTCAAAAGACTACAGCGATAGAAAAAGACGATCATTACGTCATCAACGGCACAAAAAACTGGATTACAAGTGGAAGCTCGGCTGAAATTTATTTAGTCATAGCACAAACTCACATCGACAAAAAGCACAAAGGCATCAATGCTTTTATCTTAGAAAAAGGAATGCCTGGTTTTGAAATTGGACCCAAAGAAAATAAATTAGGAATTAGAGGAAGTGACACCCATTCATTGTTATTTAACGACGTTAAAGTTCCTAAAGAAAACAGAATCGGTGAAGATGGCTTTGGTTTTAAATTTGCAATGAAAACATTAAGTGGTGGAAGAATAGGTATCGCAGCTCAAGCCCTTGGAATTGCTGCTGGCGCTTATGAATTGGCTTTAAAATACTCTAAAGAGCGAAAAGCTTTTGGTACCGAAATATGCAATCACCAAGCAATTGCCTTTAAATTAGCAGACATGCATACCGAAATTGAAGCGGCAAGATTACTCGTTTATAAAGCTGCGATGGATAAAGATACAGGCAAAAATTATGATTTATCGGGTGCCATGGCCAAACTCTACGCCTCTAAGGTAGCCATGGAAACAAGTGTTGAAGCGGTACAGATTTTTGGCGGAAACGGATTCGTAAAAGACTATCATGTAGAGCGCTTAATGCGTGATGCTAAAATCACTCAAATTTACGAAGGAACTTCTGAAATACAGAAAATTGTTATTTCTAGAAGTATTATAACTCAATAA